A genomic segment from bacterium encodes:
- a CDS encoding glycosyltransferase family 4 protein — translation MKEKIRVLHVITRLVAGGADENTLATVQGLDKSFYQVDLLIGGQSDFVFASQSTGVRLITLAELVRDPSPINDGVALCKLMRLIRKGRYHIVHTHTAKAGILGRLAGFLCRTPLVIHTLHGSTFHDSLHPLRSRFYRLLERLAARATTQFVSVGEDLREIYLDARIGQADRYITIRSGFELERFQLQRSEVAERGRRMRDSLGIPAYHPLVGTVGRLEKRKGHVYFLQAARQVVKHLPDTVFLIAGDGPAGRDLTQQTRKLGIEKNVRFLGYRYDIEDVMAAMDVFVLTSLWEGLPRVLVQAAALGKPIVGFDSEGGREVVIDGDNGFVLPLRDVQGLGERIIQLMKDRPTAVRMGERGRALVTADWDVATMVQRISDLYRHLLLRKGITLEPFS, via the coding sequence ATGAAAGAGAAAATACGCGTACTGCATGTGATCACGCGGCTGGTGGCCGGCGGCGCCGACGAGAACACTCTGGCAACGGTACAGGGTTTGGATAAATCGTTTTATCAGGTTGATCTGCTCATCGGAGGCCAATCGGATTTTGTCTTTGCCTCGCAGAGCACCGGGGTCCGCTTGATCACGCTGGCAGAGCTGGTGCGGGATCCATCGCCGATCAACGACGGCGTCGCTCTTTGTAAATTAATGCGTCTGATCCGCAAAGGCCGGTATCACATCGTGCACACGCACACGGCCAAGGCGGGCATTCTCGGCAGGCTGGCCGGTTTTTTATGCAGGACGCCGCTGGTGATTCACACGCTGCACGGCAGCACGTTTCATGATTCACTGCATCCGTTGCGCAGCCGTTTCTATCGTCTACTGGAGCGCCTGGCCGCACGCGCCACCACGCAGTTTGTCAGCGTGGGCGAGGATCTGCGGGAGATTTATCTGGACGCGCGCATCGGTCAAGCGGACCGCTATATCACCATCCGCAGCGGCTTTGAGCTGGAGCGATTTCAGCTGCAACGCAGCGAAGTGGCTGAGCGCGGCCGGCGCATGCGCGATTCACTCGGAATCCCCGCTTACCACCCGTTGGTCGGCACCGTGGGCAGGCTGGAGAAGCGCAAGGGGCATGTTTACTTTTTGCAGGCAGCGCGTCAAGTAGTCAAGCATCTGCCGGACACGGTGTTTTTGATCGCCGGCGATGGACCGGCGGGTCGGGACTTGACGCAACAAACGCGCAAGCTGGGGATTGAAAAAAATGTGCGTTTTCTCGGCTATCGCTATGACATCGAGGATGTCATGGCGGCCATGGATGTGTTTGTGTTGACCTCATTATGGGAAGGGCTGCCGCGCGTGTTGGTGCAGGCCGCGGCGCTGGGCAAGCCGATCGTCGGTTTTGACAGTGAGGGCGGGCGTGAGGTGGTGATCGACGGCGACAACGGCTTTGTGCTGCCCCTGCGCGATGTCCAGGGGCTCGGCGAGCGCATCATCCAATTGATGAAAGACCGTCCGACCGCCGTGAGGATGGGGGAGCGCGGCCGGGCCCTGGTCACCGCTGATTGGGACGTGGCCACCATGGTTCAGCGCATTTCTGATTTATATAGGCATCTTTTGCTCCGCAAAGGAATTACTCTTGAACCTTTTTCTTAA